The Microbacterium sp. LWH7-1.2 genome window below encodes:
- a CDS encoding tape measure protein, whose product MALDIGTLVAKVTVDDSDFDKKTSGWSAKGAGIASAFGNVAADAISTATSALVNYVGDAAAASDATDKFAKTLEFAGVDGKNIDALKKKTQDYADSTTYSLGDIQSITAQLAANGVEGYDSLAMSLGNLNAVAGGSPETFGRVGSVLTQTAGAGKLTTENWNQLAEAIPGASGVLQQALADAGAYTGNFRDAMAEGQITAEEFNAAIQQVGTDPIAVEAAESTKTFEGAAGNLAATIQGQLVKALEVIKPAFTAFQGALAWFIGNSGLLVPLISGIGVALLVVLAPALWAAVTATAAWTVALLANPMTWIVLGIVALVAAIVWLIQNWDTATKFLTDVWAGFVSWFTAIVDGLVSWWTGVWEGFISWTTGVIDGFVGWWNGVWSAIGSFFTSMWDGVVAFAKGLFQFYIGWLVNLIVFFVANWDAIWSRVGSIIADVWSGIVDWFTSIPGAINDLLTGAGRWLYNIGRDIINGLWEGLKSVWQSVSSWFENTFGGIVDTIAGIFGIHSPSRVMREYIMGNVAKGAILGLNDHKSDIEQAFRDTMAMPTDTGLNSARRGGGGTGPVTTTVKNITYNAVENQSLSAEEALYAALGSPRVKD is encoded by the coding sequence GTGGCACTCGACATCGGCACGCTGGTCGCCAAGGTCACAGTCGATGACTCCGACTTCGACAAGAAGACCTCGGGCTGGTCGGCCAAGGGCGCAGGCATCGCCTCCGCGTTCGGCAACGTCGCCGCCGACGCCATCAGCACGGCAACCTCCGCACTGGTCAACTACGTGGGTGACGCCGCCGCCGCATCCGACGCCACCGACAAGTTCGCCAAGACCCTCGAATTCGCGGGCGTGGATGGCAAGAACATCGACGCCCTCAAGAAGAAGACCCAGGATTACGCAGACTCGACCACCTACAGCCTGGGCGACATCCAGTCGATTACCGCTCAGCTCGCGGCCAACGGCGTGGAGGGTTACGACTCCCTCGCGATGAGCCTGGGCAACCTGAACGCGGTGGCGGGTGGCTCTCCGGAGACCTTCGGACGAGTGGGGTCGGTCCTCACCCAGACAGCAGGTGCCGGGAAGCTCACCACGGAGAACTGGAACCAACTCGCCGAAGCGATCCCGGGGGCCTCGGGGGTGCTCCAGCAGGCCCTCGCCGACGCCGGTGCCTACACGGGGAACTTCCGCGATGCGATGGCGGAAGGGCAGATCACGGCGGAAGAGTTCAACGCAGCGATTCAGCAGGTCGGCACCGACCCGATCGCAGTGGAAGCAGCGGAGAGCACGAAGACGTTCGAAGGTGCGGCAGGCAACCTCGCGGCGACGATCCAGGGTCAACTGGTCAAGGCGCTGGAAGTCATCAAGCCTGCATTCACCGCGTTCCAGGGTGCACTGGCGTGGTTCATCGGCAACTCCGGACTGCTCGTCCCGCTTATCTCGGGTATCGGCGTGGCGCTGCTCGTGGTCCTCGCCCCGGCGCTGTGGGCGGCAGTCACGGCCACCGCCGCCTGGACGGTCGCACTGCTGGCCAACCCGATGACGTGGATCGTGCTCGGGATCGTCGCCCTCGTGGCGGCAATCGTCTGGCTCATCCAGAACTGGGACACCGCGACCAAGTTCCTGACGGATGTGTGGGCCGGGTTCGTGTCCTGGTTCACCGCCATCGTGGACGGCCTCGTGTCCTGGTGGACCGGAGTGTGGGAGGGCTTCATCTCCTGGACCACAGGCGTCATCGACGGATTCGTCGGATGGTGGAACGGCGTGTGGTCCGCCATCGGGTCGTTCTTCACGTCGATGTGGGACGGGGTGGTCGCGTTCGCCAAGGGGCTGTTCCAGTTCTACATCGGCTGGCTGGTCAACCTGATCGTGTTCTTCGTCGCGAACTGGGACGCGATCTGGTCGCGAGTCGGCTCGATCATCGCCGACGTGTGGTCCGGCATCGTGGACTGGTTCACCTCGATCCCGGGCGCGATCAACGACCTCCTGACCGGGGCCGGCCGCTGGCTTTACAACATCGGTCGCGACATCATCAACGGCCTGTGGGAGGGACTCAAGTCGGTGTGGCAGTCGGTGTCGTCGTGGTTCGAGAACACCTTCGGCGGGATCGTCGACACCATCGCTGGCATCTTCGGGATTCACAGCCCGAGCCGGGTGATGCGCGAGTACATCATGGGCAACGTCGCGAAGGGCGCGATTCTCGGCCTCAACGACCACAAGTCGGACATCGAGCAGGCGTTCCGGGACACGATGGCGATGCCGACTGACACGGGGCTGAACTCGGCACGCCGGGGTGGGGGCGGCACGGGGCCCGTGACCACGACGGTCAAGAACATCACTTACAACGCCGTCGAGAACCAGAGCCTCAGCGCCGAAGAGGCGCTGTACGCGGCGCTCGGTTCACCCCGGGTGAAGGACTGA
- a CDS encoding recombinase family protein, translating to MNAKIRAAYYARVSTDLQIDNTSLPEQREICEATIKARGWELVDSYVDEGLSGTDSNRPQWRRMLQDARDGKIDAVVVSKLDRFARKAGDAIRETDRLSEMGVDLVLVKEQIDMSTPHGKLMRTLMAGFAEMERDTIVGRTAAGQRGSARMGRWPGSKPPFGWRLEGLKKDARPVPDEREREVLRTMHRLFVKDRLSTAEVAERLNLLGLHPRQAGTWQYQTVRQTVTNPTLWTGETQWGKTGARYRAANSHATKVNRDGTPKYGDTVTVNLGDPVFTRQEWQSLQRAVNRKASWTPSAPARQLLTGRLFGPCDLGKHYDGVTTKSKPNPYYLCAGKRYRSKEQPRCSCTQIKGPAIDGPVWAELAAMLADPERLERLARQWLELDDDADLNDDAPMLAALRKQEATLERALTRAKDLYLMADDPAEHLATVERLRAELVDVRERLDGFAAMQSRRGDQAQRITDVAALAERARGRLENASAEVRRRVVELLDVRVIVSDIVAGRPQSITIHGVLDPSMFMEGEGTERKPAEQERSSRWFS from the coding sequence ATGAACGCCAAGATCCGCGCCGCCTACTACGCCCGGGTAAGCACCGACCTCCAGATCGACAACACCTCCCTGCCAGAACAGCGCGAAATCTGCGAAGCCACCATCAAGGCACGCGGCTGGGAACTGGTCGACTCCTATGTCGATGAGGGGCTGTCGGGCACCGACTCGAACCGCCCGCAGTGGCGGCGGATGCTCCAGGACGCCCGCGACGGCAAGATCGACGCCGTCGTTGTGTCGAAGCTCGACCGCTTCGCGCGCAAAGCCGGTGACGCTATCCGCGAGACAGACCGACTGTCCGAGATGGGCGTCGACCTCGTGCTCGTCAAGGAGCAGATCGACATGAGCACGCCGCACGGCAAGCTGATGCGGACGCTCATGGCCGGGTTCGCCGAGATGGAACGCGACACCATCGTCGGACGTACCGCCGCCGGTCAGCGTGGGTCGGCGCGCATGGGCCGGTGGCCGGGTTCGAAGCCCCCGTTCGGCTGGCGGCTCGAAGGGCTCAAGAAGGACGCACGCCCGGTGCCCGATGAGCGCGAGCGTGAGGTGCTCCGCACGATGCACCGTCTGTTCGTCAAGGACCGGCTGTCCACCGCAGAGGTAGCCGAACGCCTCAACCTCCTGGGCCTGCACCCTCGCCAGGCTGGGACGTGGCAGTACCAGACCGTCCGTCAGACCGTCACCAACCCGACTCTGTGGACGGGGGAGACCCAGTGGGGCAAGACAGGCGCGCGATACCGTGCGGCGAACTCGCACGCCACGAAGGTGAACCGCGACGGCACCCCGAAGTATGGCGACACCGTGACGGTGAACCTCGGTGACCCGGTGTTCACCCGGCAGGAGTGGCAGTCCCTTCAGCGGGCGGTGAACCGCAAGGCGTCGTGGACGCCCTCGGCTCCCGCTCGCCAACTGCTCACCGGTCGGTTGTTCGGTCCGTGCGACCTCGGCAAGCACTACGACGGGGTCACCACGAAATCGAAGCCCAACCCCTACTACCTGTGTGCAGGCAAGCGGTACCGGTCGAAGGAACAGCCCCGGTGCTCCTGCACCCAGATCAAGGGCCCCGCCATCGATGGGCCGGTGTGGGCGGAACTGGCCGCGATGCTGGCAGACCCGGAGCGGCTGGAGCGCCTCGCGCGGCAGTGGCTCGAACTGGACGACGACGCCGACCTCAACGATGACGCCCCGATGCTGGCGGCACTCCGCAAGCAGGAGGCCACCCTGGAGCGAGCACTCACCCGCGCGAAGGACCTGTACCTGATGGCCGACGACCCGGCGGAGCACCTGGCGACGGTGGAGCGGCTCCGGGCCGAACTGGTGGACGTGCGGGAGCGGCTGGACGGCTTCGCCGCGATGCAGTCGCGCCGGGGTGACCAGGCCCAGCGGATCACGGACGTGGCGGCGCTCGCCGAGCGGGCGCGGGGGCGGCTGGAGAATGCCAGCGCTGAGGTCCGCCGCCGGGTGGTCGAACTGCTCGACGTGCGGGTGATCGTGTCGGACATCGTGGCCGGGCGACCGCAGTCGATCACGATTCACGGGGTGCTCGACCCGTCGATGTTTATGGAGGGGGAGGGGACGGAGCGCAAGCCAGCCGAGCAGGAACGCTCTTCCCGCTGGTTTTCCTGA
- a CDS encoding TadE/TadG family type IV pilus assembly protein translates to MRARLVADLRDDAGASPVEFILVGALLTVLTLGVLQFGLAVYVRNVVHDAAVEGAYHAALADTTLADGAQRTRDIVGRTIGAEYATDVTAHETASLGQQTVEVRVRATLPLVGLLGAARGLEVTAHAPVESFD, encoded by the coding sequence ATGCGGGCCCGACTCGTCGCGGACCTCCGAGACGACGCCGGGGCCAGTCCTGTCGAGTTCATCCTCGTCGGCGCGCTGCTCACCGTCCTCACGCTGGGCGTGCTGCAGTTCGGCCTCGCGGTGTACGTCCGCAACGTCGTTCACGACGCCGCGGTCGAGGGCGCCTACCACGCCGCCCTCGCCGACACGACGCTCGCCGACGGCGCTCAGCGCACGCGTGACATCGTGGGTCGCACCATCGGCGCCGAGTACGCCACCGACGTCACCGCGCACGAGACGGCGTCGCTCGGTCAGCAGACCGTCGAGGTGCGCGTCCGGGCGACGCTGCCACTGGTCGGCCTGCTCGGGGCGGCGCGTGGGCTGGAGGTGACGGCGCATGCACCCGTCGAATCCTTCGACTGA
- a CDS encoding TadE family protein, which yields MHPSNPSTDVPPTDPLGDDRGSAALEFILVGLLLLVPLVYLVVALGLIQGQSLGAEATARHVARAVSTASDADDARARADAVLAAVSREYGLDDVDLSFDCTPSGAACPRAGATLHVSVRATVTLPLVPPVLDLDRIAAIPIEASAAHKVSRFWSER from the coding sequence ATGCACCCGTCGAATCCTTCGACTGATGTTCCTCCCACGGACCCGCTCGGCGACGACCGCGGCTCCGCGGCGCTCGAGTTCATCCTCGTAGGGCTTCTCCTGCTCGTGCCGCTCGTCTACCTGGTCGTCGCGCTCGGGCTCATTCAGGGGCAGAGCCTGGGAGCGGAGGCCACGGCACGTCACGTCGCGCGTGCCGTCTCGACGGCAAGCGACGCCGATGACGCCCGTGCCCGGGCGGACGCCGTGCTGGCGGCGGTGTCGCGGGAATACGGACTCGATGACGTCGACCTCTCCTTCGACTGCACGCCCTCCGGCGCCGCGTGCCCGAGGGCCGGCGCGACTCTGCACGTGAGCGTCCGCGCGACGGTCACCCTGCCGCTCGTGCCGCCGGTGCTCGATCTCGACCGCATCGCCGCGATCCCGATCGAGGCTTCGGCCGCGCACAAGGTCTCGCGCTTCTGGAGCGAACGGTGA
- a CDS encoding pilus assembly protein TadG-related protein: MIARVRRARAACAEAHDADDEGSVLILTLGYAVLAIAVILVCTAATSLYLAQKQLDAVADAAALAAADGFDLSVVAGEPVATLTDAGVRREAEAMMGSVRPDARLVSASTPDGVSARVTVAGQWHPPIVTMFVPDGVALEATATSRTALR; encoded by the coding sequence GTGATCGCGCGCGTGCGCCGCGCCCGTGCCGCCTGCGCGGAGGCCCACGATGCCGACGACGAGGGCAGCGTGCTCATTCTCACCCTCGGCTACGCCGTGCTCGCGATCGCGGTGATCCTGGTGTGCACGGCCGCGACGAGCCTGTATCTCGCGCAGAAGCAGCTCGATGCCGTCGCGGATGCTGCGGCCCTGGCCGCTGCGGACGGCTTCGACCTGTCGGTGGTCGCCGGCGAGCCCGTGGCCACGCTCACCGACGCGGGCGTGCGCCGAGAGGCGGAGGCCATGATGGGCTCCGTCCGTCCCGACGCGCGTCTCGTCTCGGCGTCGACCCCCGACGGCGTGTCCGCACGGGTGACGGTCGCAGGGCAGTGGCATCCGCCCATCGTCACGATGTTCGTGCCCGACGGCGTCGCGCTCGAAGCCACCGCGACGAGCCGTACCGCGCTGCGCTGA
- a CDS encoding response regulator transcription factor produces MSTEESFALVVAGDHVRADYVTLLGRLGLRSMAFARTTDAAATLNGVAPDVAILEVEDGGCSFLRELRDRYGPDMPAVLVSAERTTPADIVAGLLVGADDYAAESMDSEEFLARVRRLIERTRPSRGATADLRRLSSLTPRERQVLALTTEGMTQKQVATEMGISIKTVGAHMQNLLGKLGVHSRVEAVALAARAAAGADL; encoded by the coding sequence GTGAGCACAGAAGAGTCATTCGCCCTGGTGGTCGCCGGTGACCACGTCAGGGCCGATTACGTGACGCTGCTGGGGCGTCTGGGGTTGCGGTCGATGGCGTTCGCAAGGACGACGGATGCTGCCGCCACTCTGAACGGCGTCGCGCCGGACGTCGCCATCCTCGAGGTGGAGGATGGTGGGTGCAGCTTCCTCAGGGAGCTCCGGGATCGGTACGGACCCGACATGCCCGCGGTGCTGGTGTCAGCAGAGCGGACGACACCCGCGGACATCGTCGCGGGCCTGCTCGTCGGCGCCGATGACTACGCTGCGGAGTCCATGGACAGCGAGGAGTTCCTGGCACGCGTGCGACGACTCATCGAGCGCACGCGTCCGTCCCGCGGCGCGACCGCGGACCTCCGGCGCCTCTCGTCCCTCACGCCGCGCGAGCGGCAGGTGCTTGCGCTCACGACCGAGGGGATGACGCAGAAGCAGGTCGCGACCGAGATGGGCATCAGCATCAAAACGGTCGGCGCCCACATGCAGAACCTGCTCGGCAAGCTCGGCGTGCACTCGCGCGTGGAGGCGGTGGCGCTCGCCGCGCGCGCCGCGGCCGGCGCCGACCTCTAG
- a CDS encoding RIO1 family regulatory kinase/ATPase, with product MSSERLDASASVLSPDLEPGPDQRWSTWPASPPTQRGPLPHPAWVVTASGAFDTELGIVKTGKEADVHLIERAVPGAGGVLLAAKRYRGSHHSDFHRSGSYEEGRTMRNTRDARAVGRKTAYGRSVAAGHWAVSEFDALCRAWRAGVPVPYPVQVSDTEVLMEFIGDGRVAAPRLAQSRLRGSELRGAFEQVVGILEAFAHAGFAHGDLSPYNLLDHHGRVVVIDLPQVVDVAANPQGLDFLYRDVVNVSTWFTRRGLDNDPEDVFAHLVAMLW from the coding sequence ATGTCATCCGAACGCCTCGACGCGTCCGCATCCGTTCTCTCGCCGGATCTCGAACCCGGCCCCGATCAGCGCTGGTCCACGTGGCCCGCGTCCCCACCCACCCAGCGCGGCCCGCTGCCGCACCCCGCGTGGGTCGTCACCGCGTCCGGTGCATTCGACACCGAGCTCGGAATCGTGAAGACCGGCAAGGAAGCCGACGTGCACCTGATCGAGCGCGCGGTGCCTGGCGCCGGCGGCGTGCTCCTGGCCGCCAAGCGCTACCGCGGCTCGCACCACAGCGACTTCCATCGCTCAGGCAGTTACGAGGAGGGGCGCACGATGCGCAACACCCGCGACGCCCGGGCGGTGGGCCGCAAGACGGCGTACGGGCGTTCCGTGGCGGCGGGACATTGGGCGGTGAGTGAGTTCGACGCGCTCTGCCGTGCCTGGCGCGCCGGCGTCCCGGTGCCGTACCCCGTACAGGTGAGTGACACCGAGGTGCTCATGGAGTTCATCGGCGACGGACGCGTCGCCGCGCCACGGCTGGCGCAGAGTCGCCTGCGCGGCTCGGAGCTGCGGGGCGCCTTCGAGCAGGTCGTCGGCATCCTGGAGGCGTTCGCCCACGCCGGGTTCGCGCACGGCGACCTCTCGCCGTACAACCTGCTCGATCATCACGGCCGCGTCGTCGTCATCGATCTGCCGCAGGTCGTCGACGTCGCCGCGAATCCGCAAGGGCTCGACTTCCTCTATCGCGACGTCGTCAACGTCTCGACCTGGTTCACCAGGCGGGGCCTCGACAACGATCCCGAGGACGTGTTCGCCCACCTCGTCGCGATGCTCTGGTGA
- a CDS encoding S8 family serine peptidase, translating to MSRPQPIGRRLRPIVAATSGLAIGIAGIGLATLPAAASPAPAAPPATGATAGDSHTVTLITGDRVTVTDMSDGTHTVSVDTAIDGAGVQTYEVGDDLHVIPSAAMPYLATGALDEDLFNVSLLIDYGYDDASVDATPIIIEQDGATAQTFAAPVPGIEVQAPLESIGGAAATLGHGDAAAAWQSLTASSARSFSATPSLSGGIEAIHLDGKVRATLDSSVPYIDAPGAWAQGYTGEGVTVAVLDTGYDDTHPDLQGHVLADSKSFVPGEEVDADPNGHGTHVASTIAGTGAASGGTHRGVADGAELLVGKVLGADGSGQDSWIIEAMEWAAQRAPIVSMSLGSSEASDGKDLMAESLNQISEETGALFVVAAGNAGAAETIGAPGSAKEALTVGSVDDPSGSLSYFTSQGPLARSGAMKPDVTGPGSNVTAARSADSRGDGPYATMSGTSMATPHVAGAAAILLGAHPDYTADQLRAALASSALDLGYTPYQGGTGVINVAAALDAPVVASGSGDFGMLAWGQEPAPVTRTIDYTNRTDAELTVALEPTLSDTTPGDGNEPGPLSAAIAFDALNVDAGSLTIPAGETRSVTMTVDPSKVPAGTQLSGALVGLVGGEAVTRTALGTIAEAERYDLTLTATDFDGNPTTTYAFLWNPATQFAEPILVDGATTLRLMKGDYSIVSFMELNRTPDTIASVLVGEPTLELDGDKSVAFNARVAKQVTLDVGTDGLESVFRRMDVKVDDFMASAAMPVWTDEMWAQPMKIDDADFDFTTRWRQQTPLLTVTAGKKQLDLIVQPGSTLLEGSFKATAVDAGAGRPEELAAAHVDGRIAVATRSEELSASQQAANAAAAGAKLLILVNDEDGEFSTWVGSEVDYSDVAIPIAGVSGVEGRELLAQLGAEKKATLSVVGVPTTDVVYDIAEYADGEIPSDMAYKHSSKDLARIDTRFHGQKEELAEFRYDFVPGAQYGNGFPFRAQRGMDRTEWVNTDQLRWNQWVAVTSVMWEIRDMQTTYERGERTSEEYFGGIVRPYVATGFWVPYRVSDYAQVNIPSWADGGDAQHTGTFDTWIEPSTVHQSTDLYLDGQLVKQTEHQGANIFDLPDGEQRWRVVSTATHDGSHLGGSTKTVSDWSFTSEGKLGDWNNRLLPLIQAYYHVDVNVDNLVGEGRKKGSAIQLGLELGHVAGTVPAGAITEATLEARAQNGEWKPVKLTSAKTDAPTGAVEGDGDIFVKSRAWVSGFTAQIPVSDEGGWVDLRVTAEDGEGNTFTQEIEKAFEATPAKGVR from the coding sequence ATGTCACGACCCCAGCCCATCGGCCGCCGCCTGCGTCCGATCGTCGCCGCCACGAGCGGTCTGGCGATCGGAATCGCAGGCATCGGCCTTGCGACTCTGCCGGCAGCCGCCAGCCCGGCACCCGCCGCTCCCCCCGCGACGGGCGCCACCGCCGGCGACTCCCACACCGTCACGCTCATCACCGGCGACCGGGTCACCGTCACCGACATGTCGGACGGGACGCACACGGTATCGGTCGACACCGCCATCGACGGCGCCGGCGTCCAGACCTACGAGGTCGGAGACGACCTGCACGTCATTCCTTCGGCCGCCATGCCGTACCTGGCCACCGGCGCGCTCGACGAGGATCTGTTCAACGTGTCGCTGCTGATCGACTATGGCTACGACGACGCGTCGGTCGACGCGACACCCATCATCATCGAGCAGGACGGCGCGACGGCGCAGACGTTCGCCGCCCCGGTGCCGGGCATCGAGGTCCAGGCGCCGCTGGAGAGCATCGGCGGCGCGGCCGCCACGCTCGGGCACGGCGACGCCGCCGCGGCCTGGCAGTCGCTCACCGCATCGTCGGCACGCTCGTTCTCTGCGACGCCGTCGCTCTCGGGTGGCATCGAGGCCATCCACCTCGACGGCAAGGTGCGCGCCACCCTCGACTCCAGCGTCCCCTACATCGACGCTCCCGGGGCCTGGGCGCAGGGCTACACCGGCGAAGGTGTTACGGTCGCCGTGCTCGACACCGGCTACGACGACACCCACCCCGACCTGCAGGGCCACGTGCTGGCCGACTCGAAGAGCTTCGTGCCCGGCGAAGAGGTCGACGCCGACCCCAACGGTCACGGCACGCACGTCGCGTCCACCATCGCCGGCACGGGAGCTGCCAGCGGCGGCACGCACCGCGGCGTGGCCGATGGCGCGGAGTTGCTGGTCGGAAAGGTGCTCGGCGCGGACGGGTCCGGCCAGGACTCGTGGATCATCGAGGCGATGGAGTGGGCCGCCCAGCGCGCGCCGATCGTCTCGATGAGCCTCGGCTCGTCGGAGGCATCCGACGGCAAGGACCTGATGGCCGAGTCGCTCAACCAGATCTCCGAAGAAACCGGTGCGCTGTTCGTGGTCGCCGCCGGGAACGCCGGCGCGGCCGAGACGATCGGCGCTCCCGGCTCCGCCAAGGAGGCGCTGACGGTGGGCTCCGTCGACGACCCCTCCGGCTCCCTCTCGTACTTCACGAGCCAGGGTCCTCTGGCGCGTTCCGGCGCGATGAAGCCCGACGTGACAGGCCCCGGCAGCAACGTCACGGCCGCGCGGTCCGCCGACAGCCGGGGCGACGGCCCTTACGCGACGATGAGCGGCACCTCGATGGCGACGCCGCACGTGGCCGGCGCTGCCGCGATCCTCCTCGGCGCACACCCGGACTACACCGCCGACCAGCTGAGGGCCGCGCTCGCCAGCAGCGCCCTCGACCTCGGCTACACGCCGTACCAGGGCGGCACCGGGGTCATCAACGTCGCCGCCGCGCTCGACGCCCCCGTCGTCGCGTCGGGTTCCGGCGACTTCGGGATGCTCGCCTGGGGCCAGGAGCCCGCTCCGGTCACGCGCACCATCGACTACACGAACCGGACGGATGCCGAGCTGACGGTCGCGCTCGAGCCGACGCTGAGCGACACCACACCCGGTGACGGCAACGAGCCCGGGCCGCTGTCGGCGGCCATCGCCTTCGACGCGTTGAACGTCGACGCCGGCTCCCTCACGATCCCCGCCGGTGAGACCCGCTCGGTGACGATGACGGTCGACCCGTCGAAGGTTCCCGCGGGCACGCAGCTGTCGGGTGCGCTGGTCGGACTCGTCGGCGGCGAGGCCGTCACGCGCACCGCCCTGGGAACGATCGCCGAGGCCGAGCGTTACGACCTCACGCTCACCGCGACCGACTTCGACGGCAACCCGACGACGACCTACGCGTTCCTCTGGAACCCGGCCACCCAGTTCGCCGAGCCGATCCTCGTCGACGGCGCGACGACGCTGCGCCTCATGAAGGGCGACTACTCGATCGTCTCGTTCATGGAGCTCAACCGGACGCCCGACACCATCGCGAGCGTGCTCGTCGGTGAGCCCACCCTGGAGCTCGACGGCGACAAGTCGGTCGCCTTCAACGCGCGCGTGGCCAAGCAGGTCACCCTCGACGTGGGCACGGACGGCCTCGAGTCGGTCTTCCGACGCATGGATGTGAAGGTCGACGACTTCATGGCGAGCGCCGCGATGCCGGTCTGGACCGACGAGATGTGGGCGCAGCCGATGAAGATCGACGACGCCGACTTCGACTTCACCACCCGGTGGCGTCAGCAGACGCCGCTCCTCACGGTCACGGCAGGCAAGAAGCAGCTTGACCTCATCGTCCAGCCCGGATCCACTCTCCTCGAAGGGTCGTTCAAGGCGACGGCGGTCGACGCCGGCGCCGGCAGGCCAGAGGAGCTCGCTGCGGCACACGTAGACGGCAGGATCGCCGTGGCGACGCGGTCCGAGGAGCTTTCGGCATCCCAGCAGGCGGCGAACGCCGCCGCCGCGGGCGCCAAGCTCCTCATCCTCGTGAACGACGAGGACGGCGAGTTCAGCACGTGGGTGGGTTCGGAGGTGGACTACTCGGACGTCGCCATCCCGATCGCCGGTGTGAGCGGGGTCGAGGGACGTGAGCTGCTCGCGCAGCTCGGCGCCGAGAAGAAGGCCACGCTGTCGGTGGTGGGCGTCCCGACGACGGACGTCGTCTACGACATCGCGGAGTACGCCGACGGCGAGATTCCCTCGGACATGGCCTACAAGCACTCCTCGAAGGACCTCGCGCGCATCGACACGCGCTTCCACGGCCAGAAGGAGGAGCTCGCGGAGTTCCGGTACGACTTCGTTCCGGGCGCCCAGTACGGCAACGGGTTCCCGTTCCGCGCCCAGCGCGGCATGGACCGTACGGAGTGGGTGAACACCGATCAGCTGCGATGGAACCAGTGGGTGGCTGTCACGTCGGTCATGTGGGAGATCCGGGACATGCAGACCACCTACGAGCGCGGCGAACGCACCAGCGAGGAGTACTTCGGCGGCATCGTGCGGCCGTACGTCGCCACGGGCTTCTGGGTTCCCTACCGAGTGTCGGACTACGCGCAGGTGAACATCCCGAGCTGGGCCGACGGCGGTGACGCGCAGCACACGGGCACGTTCGACACCTGGATCGAGCCGTCCACCGTGCACCAGTCGACGGATCTGTATCTCGATGGACAGCTGGTCAAGCAGACCGAGCACCAGGGGGCGAACATCTTCGACCTGCCCGACGGCGAGCAGAGGTGGCGCGTGGTCAGCACAGCGACCCACGACGGCTCGCACCTCGGAGGCTCCACCAAGACGGTGAGCGACTGGAGCTTCACGTCCGAAGGCAAGCTCGGCGACTGGAACAACCGTCTGCTGCCCCTGATCCAGGCGTACTACCACGTCGACGTGAACGTCGACAACCTCGTGGGCGAGGGCCGCAAGAAGGGTTCGGCCATCCAGCTGGGCCTCGAGCTCGGCCACGTCGCGGGCACGGTGCCCGCCGGCGCGATCACCGAGGCGACGCTCGAAGCTCGGGCACAGAACGGCGAGTGGAAGCCGGTGAAGCTGACCTCCGCGAAGACGGATGCCCCGACCGGCGCCGTCGAAGGCGACGGCGACATCTTCGTCAAGAGCCGCGCATGGGTCAGCGGCTTCACGGCGCAGATCCCGGTGTCCGACGAGGGCGGCTGGGTCGACCTCCGCGTCACGGCGGAGGACGGGGAGGGAAACACCTTCACTCAGGAGATCGAGAAGGCGTTCGAAGCCACTCCGGCCAAGGGCGTCCGCTGA